The following proteins come from a genomic window of Myroides odoratus DSM 2801:
- a CDS encoding class I SAM-dependent methyltransferase: MELSKYENEDFVQAYMALWSYGYLNNYAYSEGLYRTIISLVVSNLEETNKKKILDVGCGVGRTTFDLAKVYKKSFIIALDESKKMIETAKEINSSSYKGKKISLANRGFKDLKLPSFSFPNIKFLCENFERYNFVDNNFDLIVNVNYLDRCGSIEYNIKKFFKILADDGLVVGCSPLNFQNEDSWETYKSVDNLREVIEKTGFEIIDMFDNLVYKEILDARESFEEYKVVCYVLKKKTK, encoded by the coding sequence ATGGAGTTGAGTAAATATGAGAATGAAGATTTTGTTCAAGCTTATATGGCATTATGGTCATATGGGTATTTAAATAATTATGCCTATTCAGAAGGATTATATCGAACTATAATATCATTAGTTGTAAGCAATTTAGAAGAAACTAATAAAAAAAAGATTTTAGATGTTGGCTGTGGTGTTGGAAGGACGACTTTTGATTTGGCAAAGGTTTATAAGAAAAGTTTTATTATAGCTCTTGATGAATCAAAAAAAATGATTGAAACTGCAAAGGAGATTAATTCATCAAGCTATAAAGGGAAAAAGATTTCTTTAGCGAATAGGGGCTTTAAAGACTTAAAATTACCGAGTTTTTCGTTTCCGAATATTAAGTTTTTGTGCGAAAATTTTGAGCGATACAATTTTGTAGATAATAATTTTGATTTAATAGTCAATGTGAATTATTTGGATAGATGTGGCTCCATAGAATATAATATCAAAAAATTTTTTAAAATTCTAGCAGATGATGGACTTGTTGTAGGTTGCTCTCCCTTAAATTTTCAAAATGAGGATTCTTGGGAAACGTATAAAAGTGTGGATAATCTGAGAGAAGTAATAGAAAAAACGGGTTTTGAGATTATCGATATGTTTGATAATCTCGTCTATAAAGAAATTTTAGATGCTCGCGAATCTTTTGAAGAGTATAAGGTTGTTTGTTATGTACTGAAAAAAAAGACAAAATAA
- a CDS encoding D-alanine--D-alanine ligase family protein — translation MKQKVAIVFGGRSPEYEVSLISATTIYNAINKFQFEVLLLGNNKKGQWYYNCEYAKEQVDLTVDDYFSQARKVHIQEDQGNGLIVDSQTHEVLAIFTVVFPIIHGGFGEDGTLQGFFRFLGISCVGSSVLGSSICMDKEITKRILKDNGIPITRFITLYEVNKEIITFNQIVKELGSPFFVKPCNAGSSFGVSKVYNSRDFTVALDLAFRFDTKILIEEAIEGKEIECSILGNEKPISSSLGEIVTSTDFYSYDVKYCNTSKATMKIPADVLVEISEKIRLCALKAYQVVCCEGFARIDFFLKADGDFVVNEINTLPGFTPYSMYPKLFEYSGLSVSDLLSELIRLALEKKR, via the coding sequence ATGAAACAAAAAGTTGCTATAGTATTTGGAGGTAGATCTCCAGAATATGAAGTGTCCTTAATCTCGGCTACTACTATTTATAATGCAATTAATAAATTTCAATTTGAAGTTCTTCTTTTGGGAAATAATAAAAAAGGACAATGGTATTATAATTGTGAATATGCAAAAGAACAAGTAGATTTGACAGTAGATGACTACTTTAGTCAGGCACGAAAAGTACATATACAAGAGGATCAGGGGAATGGATTAATTGTCGATAGCCAAACTCATGAAGTATTAGCTATTTTTACTGTTGTTTTTCCTATTATACATGGTGGTTTTGGTGAAGATGGAACTTTACAAGGTTTTTTTAGATTTCTCGGTATTTCTTGCGTAGGTTCTAGTGTTTTGGGATCTTCAATTTGTATGGATAAAGAAATAACGAAACGCATTTTAAAAGATAATGGGATTCCTATTACTCGGTTTATCACTTTATATGAAGTAAATAAAGAAATAATAACCTTTAATCAAATTGTAAAGGAACTTGGTAGTCCCTTTTTTGTGAAACCTTGTAATGCTGGATCTTCTTTTGGAGTATCTAAAGTTTATAATAGTAGAGATTTTACAGTAGCATTAGATCTCGCTTTTCGATTTGATACTAAGATTTTGATTGAGGAGGCAATTGAAGGAAAAGAAATAGAATGTAGTATTTTAGGAAACGAGAAACCTATTTCTTCTTCTCTTGGTGAAATAGTTACAAGTACAGATTTTTACTCTTACGATGTAAAATACTGTAATACATCTAAGGCTACAATGAAAATTCCTGCTGATGTTCTTGTTGAAATTTCTGAGAAAATTAGATTGTGTGCTCTAAAAGCTTATCAAGTTGTTTGTTGTGAGGGTTTTGCTCGCATTGATTTTTTTTTAAAAGCAGATGGAGATTTTGTTGTTAATGAGATTAATACACTACCAGGGTTTACGCCTTATAGCATGTATCCTAAACTCTTTGAATATTCTGGTTTATCAGTATCTGATTTGCTTTCAGAATTAATAAGGTTAGCGTTAGAAAAAAAAAGATAG
- a CDS encoding electron transfer flavoprotein subunit beta/FixA family protein, translated as MKILVCISHVPDTTSKINFTNGDAEFDTNGVQFVINANDEYALTRAIWFKEKQGATVTVVNVGGADTEPTLRKALAIGADEAIRVNAVPTDGLFVAKQLAEVVKNGGYDLVLAGKESLDYNGGMVPGMLAAILGYDFINSCEGMDVDGTAVKAIRQIDGGKETISGKLPMVIGGQKGLVDEKDLRIPNMRGIMAARTKALTVLEPVGADAATKAVKFEKPAAKSACKMIAPDNLDELINLLHNEAKVI; from the coding sequence ATGAAGATATTAGTTTGCATCAGCCACGTGCCTGATACTACATCAAAAATCAATTTCACAAATGGTGATGCTGAATTTGATACAAATGGGGTACAATTTGTGATCAATGCTAACGACGAGTATGCATTAACACGTGCCATTTGGTTTAAAGAAAAACAAGGAGCTACAGTTACTGTAGTAAATGTTGGAGGAGCTGACACAGAACCTACATTGAGAAAAGCATTGGCTATTGGTGCCGATGAAGCAATCCGTGTAAATGCTGTGCCTACTGATGGTTTATTCGTTGCAAAGCAATTAGCTGAAGTAGTGAAAAACGGAGGATATGATTTAGTATTAGCTGGAAAAGAATCATTAGACTACAATGGTGGAATGGTTCCTGGAATGTTAGCTGCTATCTTAGGATATGACTTCATCAATTCATGCGAAGGTATGGATGTTGATGGAACAGCTGTAAAAGCAATCCGTCAAATTGATGGTGGTAAAGAAACAATATCTGGAAAATTACCAATGGTTATCGGAGGGCAAAAAGGATTAGTAGATGAGAAAGATCTACGTATTCCAAATATGCGTGGAATTATGGCTGCTAGAACAAAAGCATTAACGGTGCTTGAGCCAGTTGGAGCGGATGCTGCAACTAAAGCAGTTAAATTCGAGAAACCAGCTGCGAAATCAGCTTGTAAAATGATTGCTCCTGATAACTTAGATGAGTTAATCAATTTGTTACACAACGAAGCAAAAGTGATCTAA
- a CDS encoding electron transfer flavoprotein subunit alpha/FixB family protein has protein sequence MSVLIYAESAEGKFKKVALELASYAKKVAESMGTTVTAVTVNAADVSELGKYGVDKVLKVSSDKLNTFNAKAYADVIKQAAQKEGAKVVVLSSSTDSLYAAPAVAIGLNAGFASNVIALPESTAPFVVKRTGFSNKAFNFTEISSDVKVIALGKNSFGLVETSGAAAAEDFAPSLNDADFSLKVEGVEKVSGKVTIADADIVVSGGRGMKGPENWGMLEDLAEVLGAALACSKPVSDVGWRSHEEHVGQTGKPVAANLYIAVGISGAIQHIAGVNSSKVKVVINTDPEAPFFKVADYGIVGDAFQVLPQLVEKLKEFKAKNA, from the coding sequence ATGTCAGTTTTAATATATGCTGAATCAGCAGAAGGAAAATTTAAAAAAGTAGCATTAGAATTAGCTTCTTATGCGAAGAAAGTAGCAGAATCAATGGGAACAACGGTTACTGCTGTAACAGTTAATGCTGCTGATGTTAGCGAATTAGGAAAATATGGTGTTGATAAAGTATTAAAAGTATCTAGCGATAAATTAAATACATTCAACGCAAAAGCATATGCAGATGTAATTAAACAAGCAGCTCAAAAAGAGGGGGCTAAAGTAGTTGTATTATCTTCTTCAACAGATAGTTTATACGCTGCTCCAGCAGTTGCAATTGGATTGAATGCAGGTTTTGCATCAAACGTAATTGCTTTACCTGAAAGTACTGCTCCATTTGTAGTAAAAAGAACAGGATTCTCAAACAAAGCATTTAATTTTACTGAAATTAGTTCAGATGTAAAAGTAATTGCTTTAGGGAAAAATTCATTTGGATTGGTTGAAACTTCTGGTGCTGCGGCTGCAGAAGATTTTGCTCCAAGTTTAAATGATGCAGACTTCAGCTTAAAAGTAGAAGGAGTAGAGAAAGTATCTGGAAAAGTAACGATCGCGGATGCGGATATCGTAGTATCAGGTGGGCGTGGTATGAAAGGACCAGAAAACTGGGGAATGTTAGAAGATTTAGCTGAAGTATTAGGAGCTGCACTAGCTTGTTCTAAACCTGTATCGGATGTGGGATGGAGATCGCACGAAGAGCACGTAGGACAAACAGGAAAACCAGTAGCAGCAAACCTTTATATCGCTGTAGGTATTTCTGGTGCAATCCAACACATTGCTGGGGTGAACTCATCTAAAGTGAAAGTAGTAATCAACACAGATCCAGAAGCTCCTTTCTTTAAAGTAGCAGATTACGGAATCGTAGGAGATGCTTTCCAAGTATTACCTCAATTAGTAGAGAAATTAAAAGAATTCAAAGCGAAAAACGCGTAA
- a CDS encoding bifunctional nuclease family protein, with translation MSLIKLTVKGISYSHSQNGAYALILDEEHGDRKLPIVIGAFEAQAIAIAIEEEIRPPRPLTHDLFKSFADTFDIQLKHVIVHKLVDGVFFSSLVWEKNGIEEVMDARTSDAIALAIRFFAPIYTYPDIMNKAGIILSGNPEVEEEDPADDDIASQVEQFLELDIEGKGYSKFGLQDLQRLLNEAIGNEDYETAARIRDEISKRS, from the coding sequence ATGAGTTTGATTAAGCTGACAGTTAAAGGAATTTCATATAGCCATTCTCAAAATGGTGCCTATGCCCTTATCTTAGATGAAGAGCATGGGGATCGAAAATTACCTATTGTTATTGGAGCTTTTGAAGCACAGGCTATTGCCATTGCTATAGAGGAAGAAATTAGACCTCCAAGACCTTTAACCCACGATTTATTTAAAAGTTTTGCCGATACATTTGATATTCAACTGAAACATGTTATTGTTCACAAATTAGTGGATGGCGTGTTTTTTTCGAGTTTAGTTTGGGAAAAAAATGGAATTGAAGAAGTGATGGATGCGCGTACATCCGATGCAATTGCTTTGGCAATTCGCTTTTTTGCCCCAATTTATACCTATCCTGATATCATGAATAAAGCAGGAATTATTTTAAGCGGAAACCCAGAAGTAGAGGAGGAAGATCCTGCAGATGACGATATCGCAAGTCAAGTAGAACAATTTCTAGAACTAGATATTGAAGGAAAAGGTTACAGTAAATTTGGATTACAAGATTTACAGCGATTATTAAATGAAGCTATTGGTAATGAAGATTACGAAACGGCAGCAAGAATTAGAGACGAAATTAGTAAGCGATCATAG
- a CDS encoding thymidylate synthase produces MKQYLNLVQEVLDKGVQKGDRTGTGTKSIFGHQMRFDLAEGFPLVTTKKVHLKSIIHELLWFLKGETNIAYLKENGVRIWDEWADENGDLGPVYGYQWRNWNGEGIDQIKEVIDTLKNNPDSRRIMVSAWNPSVLPDTSVSFAENVANNKAALPPCHSFFQFYVAEGKLSCQLYQRSADVFLGVPFNIASYALLTMMVAQVCDLEVGDFVHTFGDVHIYNNHIEQVNLQLSRTPYALPKMKINPAVKDIFSFTYEDFTLEDYVSHPAIKGKVSV; encoded by the coding sequence ATGAAACAATATTTAAATTTAGTACAAGAAGTTTTAGATAAAGGTGTACAAAAAGGAGATCGTACTGGAACAGGAACGAAGAGTATCTTTGGTCATCAAATGCGTTTTGATTTGGCAGAAGGATTTCCCTTGGTAACGACTAAAAAAGTACATTTAAAATCCATTATCCACGAGCTTTTATGGTTTTTAAAGGGAGAAACAAATATCGCTTATTTAAAAGAAAATGGGGTTCGTATTTGGGATGAATGGGCAGATGAAAATGGAGATTTAGGCCCTGTATATGGCTATCAATGGCGCAATTGGAACGGAGAGGGAATTGATCAAATCAAAGAAGTAATCGATACCTTAAAGAACAATCCAGATAGTAGACGAATCATGGTTTCAGCATGGAACCCAAGTGTATTACCTGATACTAGTGTTTCCTTTGCGGAAAATGTAGCGAATAATAAAGCGGCTTTACCTCCGTGCCATTCTTTTTTTCAATTTTATGTAGCAGAAGGAAAATTGTCTTGTCAACTGTATCAACGCAGTGCTGATGTTTTCTTAGGAGTGCCATTTAATATTGCTTCGTATGCATTATTGACGATGATGGTTGCTCAAGTCTGTGATTTAGAAGTGGGCGATTTTGTTCATACATTTGGAGATGTTCACATTTACAATAACCACATTGAACAAGTAAACCTACAGCTAAGTAGAACACCTTATGCGTTGCCAAAAATGAAAATCAATCCAGCTGTAAAAGATATTTTTAGCTTTACTTACGAGGATTTTACACTAGAAGATTATGTATCTCATCCTGCGATAAAAGGTAAAGTATCTGTATAA
- a CDS encoding 2TM domain-containing protein, protein MEKTEAIKQYEYAKNRIKQRKMLLFHFVVFLLGSIVLYGINMWVKDPQIVGVWWTYAIGAWALVLLFHVINVLVVNRFMGPAWQEREIERLIAIQQEKIRQLRAKVEKDFPLVDVKRDLNHDDSKQ, encoded by the coding sequence ATGGAAAAAACGGAAGCAATTAAACAGTATGAATACGCAAAGAATCGAATCAAACAACGCAAGATGTTGTTGTTTCACTTTGTTGTTTTTCTTTTAGGGTCTATCGTACTATACGGAATTAATATGTGGGTGAAAGATCCGCAAATTGTAGGCGTTTGGTGGACTTATGCCATAGGGGCATGGGCCTTAGTGCTCTTGTTTCACGTGATTAATGTATTGGTCGTTAATCGCTTTATGGGACCCGCTTGGCAAGAGCGAGAAATTGAACGATTAATCGCTATTCAACAAGAAAAAATTAGACAGTTACGTGCTAAAGTGGAAAAGGATTTCCCTTTGGTGGATGTAAAACGCGATTTAAATCACGACGATTCAAAACAGTAA
- a CDS encoding dihydrofolate reductase encodes MITLIAAIAENKVLGKDNAIIWHLPDDFKHFKTLTSHHYIIMGRKTFESFPKPLPNRTHVIITRQQDYVVPEHCIVVHSLAEALTLTQKEEEVFVIGGGEIYHQALDYADKLELTQIHASFEGDAFFPEFSTSDWQLVKESYHPQDERHAYAFTFQTYTRK; translated from the coding sequence ATGATTACTTTAATAGCAGCAATTGCAGAGAATAAGGTATTAGGAAAAGACAATGCAATCATTTGGCATTTACCAGATGATTTTAAACACTTCAAAACATTAACTTCTCATCATTATATTATAATGGGACGTAAAACGTTTGAATCGTTTCCTAAGCCCTTACCTAATCGTACACATGTGATTATTACAAGACAACAAGATTATGTTGTTCCTGAACATTGCATTGTTGTACATAGTTTAGCTGAAGCCCTAACGCTTACTCAAAAAGAAGAAGAAGTGTTTGTGATAGGAGGAGGTGAAATCTATCATCAAGCTTTGGACTACGCCGATAAATTAGAATTAACTCAAATTCACGCTTCTTTTGAAGGAGATGCGTTTTTCCCTGAATTCTCAACTTCCGATTGGCAATTGGTAAAGGAGAGTTATCATCCACAAGATGAACGACACGCCTACGCTTTTACTTTTCAAACGTATACTCGAAAGTAG
- a CDS encoding deoxynucleoside kinase — MHIAIAGNIGAGKTTLTDLLAKHYGWEAHYEDVVDNPYLDDFYHQMDRWSFNLQVYFLNSRFRQVLQIRQSGKTIIQDRTIYEDAHIFAPNLHAMGLMSNRDFKNYATLFDLMQDLVAAPDLLIYLRSTVPNLVGQIHKRGREYENSISIEYLSGLNDRYENWIKGYDKGKLLVIDVDHMDFVDKPEDLGLIIDKINAEINGLF, encoded by the coding sequence ATGCATATAGCGATTGCTGGAAATATTGGAGCGGGAAAAACAACACTAACAGATTTATTAGCCAAACATTATGGATGGGAAGCACATTATGAAGATGTGGTTGATAATCCATATTTAGATGACTTTTACCACCAAATGGATCGATGGTCATTTAATTTACAAGTCTATTTCTTGAATAGTCGTTTTCGCCAAGTGCTTCAAATCAGACAAAGTGGAAAAACAATTATTCAAGATCGAACGATATATGAGGATGCTCATATTTTCGCTCCGAACTTGCATGCTATGGGCTTGATGTCTAATCGAGATTTTAAAAACTACGCTACTCTTTTTGACTTGATGCAAGACTTAGTAGCTGCACCAGATTTATTAATTTACTTGAGAAGCACAGTGCCTAATCTAGTGGGACAGATTCACAAAAGAGGAAGAGAGTATGAAAATTCAATCTCTATTGAGTATTTGAGTGGGTTGAATGATCGCTATGAAAATTGGATCAAAGGGTATGACAAAGGAAAATTATTAGTCATTGATGTCGATCACATGGATTTTGTAGATAAGCCTGAAGATTTAGGATTAATTATCGATAAAATCAATGCGGAAATCAATGGATTATTTTAG
- the gldA gene encoding gliding motility-associated ABC transporter ATP-binding subunit GldA, with translation MSIKVENISKYYGEQQALSAISFTVPKGQIVGFLGPNGAGKSTLMKILTTFIHSDEGVAYVNEYNVATQAKKVQQSIGYLPEHNPLYLDMYVREYLQFNASIYKTKKERIEEVITLTGLTPEAHKKIGQLSKGYRQRVGIATALLHDPEVLILDEPTTGLDPNQLVEIRELIKTVGKDKTVFLSTHIMQEVEAICERVIIIKKGHIVADQFLHELLDNQHEQIIAVEFDFKIEIEFVNRIPHLIKANHVHDTQWELVFPTDQDYRATVYDFAQQQGLKTLSLQPKNKNLEKLFHEFTTSE, from the coding sequence ATGTCTATTAAAGTAGAAAATATTAGTAAATATTACGGCGAGCAACAAGCGTTAAGCGCCATCAGTTTCACGGTGCCTAAAGGGCAAATTGTAGGTTTCTTAGGCCCAAATGGAGCAGGAAAATCAACGCTGATGAAAATACTAACTACCTTTATTCACAGTGACGAAGGAGTTGCTTACGTCAACGAGTATAACGTAGCAACACAAGCAAAAAAAGTACAACAATCGATTGGTTATTTACCAGAACATAATCCGCTTTATTTGGATATGTATGTCCGAGAATATTTACAGTTTAATGCCTCGATTTACAAAACAAAAAAAGAGCGCATTGAAGAAGTAATTACCTTGACAGGATTAACACCAGAGGCGCATAAAAAAATTGGGCAACTGTCCAAAGGATATCGTCAGCGTGTCGGAATTGCCACGGCTTTACTACACGACCCTGAAGTATTGATCTTAGATGAGCCGACCACAGGACTTGATCCCAATCAATTGGTTGAAATTAGAGAGTTAATCAAAACGGTAGGGAAAGACAAAACGGTATTTCTTTCTACCCATATTATGCAAGAAGTAGAGGCAATTTGTGAGCGTGTTATTATCATTAAAAAAGGGCATATTGTTGCGGATCAATTCTTACACGAATTATTAGACAACCAACATGAACAAATTATTGCTGTAGAGTTTGACTTTAAGATTGAAATTGAATTCGTTAATCGAATTCCACACCTCATCAAAGCCAATCACGTACACGATACGCAATGGGAGCTTGTTTTCCCAACAGATCAGGACTACCGTGCTACGGTTTATGATTTTGCGCAACAACAAGGGTTAAAAACGCTTTCTTTACAACCAAAGAACAAAAATTTAGAAAAACTTTTTCACGAATTTACAACTAGTGAATAA
- a CDS encoding DUF1634 domain-containing protein, whose product MSTTKFTDNQLQSIIGNVLRYGVLSALTVTLLGGIILLAKDSQQVVSFSTFVEKDQNLFVVFKTIFQGVKEWNGESIIFLGILLLFLTPALRLLLSLFSFILEKDAMYVVITLIVIAVIILSVSFGFSH is encoded by the coding sequence ATGAGTACAACTAAATTTACAGATAATCAATTACAAAGTATCATCGGAAATGTGTTGCGTTATGGCGTATTAAGTGCTTTAACCGTAACACTGCTAGGTGGAATTATTCTGTTAGCAAAAGATTCCCAACAAGTCGTTTCTTTCTCTACGTTTGTTGAAAAAGATCAAAATCTATTTGTTGTTTTTAAAACCATCTTTCAAGGGGTCAAGGAATGGAACGGAGAGTCGATTATTTTCTTGGGCATTTTGCTCTTGTTTTTAACACCTGCTCTGCGTTTACTCTTATCGCTCTTTTCTTTTATCCTCGAAAAAGACGCGATGTATGTTGTGATTACCCTAATTGTAATTGCGGTTATCATTCTTAGCGTGTCCTTCGGATTTTCTCATTAA
- a CDS encoding sulfite exporter TauE/SafE family protein: MSLLTFILIMFLGAFAAGFIGSLSGLGGGIIIIPLLSVFLGVDMHYAIGTALVAVIATSSGSASAYVREGITNMRLGMFLEIATTIGAVVGALISTNAPTSLLAIIFGATLIFSSLNSIRKKEDHLILPEQGSTLAKKLKLAGNYPTTSGEKVHYSMTNILGGFSMMGVAGMMSGLLGIGSGAFKVIAMDTIMKVPFKVSTTTSNFMMGVTAIASSVIYIQKGYIEPSICMPVIIGVLIGSMVGAKVLMKANTKKLKLFFAVLIFIIALNMIYNGITGKI; this comes from the coding sequence ATGTCATTATTAACTTTTATCTTAATTATGTTTCTAGGTGCCTTTGCAGCTGGTTTTATCGGCTCATTATCAGGACTTGGAGGCGGTATTATTATAATCCCTTTACTTTCTGTTTTCCTCGGTGTTGACATGCATTACGCCATCGGAACAGCTTTAGTAGCCGTAATTGCAACCTCATCAGGTTCTGCATCGGCCTATGTTAGAGAAGGGATTACCAACATGCGATTGGGGATGTTCCTCGAAATTGCCACAACCATTGGCGCTGTAGTAGGTGCACTTATCTCAACCAATGCCCCTACTTCTTTACTCGCTATTATTTTTGGAGCCACCTTAATTTTTTCTTCTCTTAATTCGATTCGCAAAAAAGAAGACCACCTTATTCTACCAGAACAAGGCAGTACTTTAGCGAAAAAACTCAAACTAGCAGGCAATTACCCTACAACTAGTGGTGAAAAAGTACACTATAGCATGACTAATATTCTTGGTGGATTTAGCATGATGGGTGTTGCAGGTATGATGTCGGGGTTATTAGGAATTGGGTCTGGAGCCTTTAAAGTAATTGCAATGGATACCATCATGAAGGTTCCTTTCAAAGTATCTACCACAACGAGTAATTTTATGATGGGAGTTACAGCTATTGCCAGTTCGGTTATCTATATTCAAAAGGGGTATATTGAACCATCCATCTGTATGCCTGTTATTATAGGAGTATTAATTGGTTCTATGGTTGGTGCGAAAGTGCTAATGAAAGCCAACACTAAAAAACTCAAATTGTTTTTTGCGGTACTTATTTTCATCATCGCCTTGAACATGATTTACAACGGAATTACAGGAAAAATTTAA
- a CDS encoding chorismate mutase: protein MSKDWLTAFQGQAPAIIAGPCSAETPEQLLQIAHSLPQEVKVFRAGIWKPRTKPGGFEGVGAIGLDWMRQVKEETGLLLATEVATAEHVDLCLQNDIDILWIGARTAVNPFSVQEIADALRGTDKIVMLKNPINPDLSLWMGGLERLEKANIKKLGLIHRGFSTYEKTKYRNIPEWQIPLDIKSELPHIPIFCDPSHITGRRDRILAVSQLALDLNFDGLMIETHCNPDKAWSDAAQQVTPEQLKTIVQALKLRNITDDTEEYLQKLQTYRIQIDDMDSKILDLLKKRMMISDAIGSLKRDKNVAVFQQERWNSIVEKMMKEGEHLGFTDEFIRTIYNAIHQESIYRQDQVINRKED, encoded by the coding sequence ATGAGTAAAGATTGGTTAACTGCTTTTCAAGGTCAAGCCCCTGCAATTATAGCAGGTCCCTGTAGTGCTGAAACACCGGAACAATTGTTGCAAATCGCTCACTCTTTGCCTCAAGAGGTTAAAGTATTTCGTGCGGGAATTTGGAAACCAAGAACGAAACCAGGTGGATTTGAAGGAGTGGGAGCAATTGGTTTAGACTGGATGCGACAGGTAAAAGAAGAAACAGGATTGTTGTTAGCAACAGAAGTAGCTACAGCAGAACATGTCGATTTGTGTTTGCAAAACGATATCGATATCTTGTGGATTGGTGCTCGTACCGCTGTGAATCCTTTTTCTGTACAAGAAATAGCAGATGCCTTAAGGGGAACGGACAAAATCGTCATGCTGAAGAATCCGATTAATCCAGATTTATCTTTATGGATGGGAGGATTAGAACGATTGGAGAAAGCAAATATCAAGAAGCTAGGTCTGATTCACCGTGGATTCAGTACCTATGAAAAAACAAAATATAGAAATATACCAGAATGGCAGATTCCTTTAGATATCAAATCAGAATTGCCTCATATACCTATTTTCTGTGATCCTTCACATATTACAGGACGACGTGATCGCATTTTAGCGGTTTCTCAGTTAGCGTTGGATTTGAATTTCGATGGATTGATGATTGAAACACATTGCAATCCTGATAAAGCGTGGAGTGATGCCGCTCAACAAGTGACACCGGAACAATTGAAAACCATTGTGCAAGCCTTGAAACTGCGCAATATCACTGATGATACGGAGGAATACCTACAGAAATTACAAACCTATCGCATTCAAATTGACGATATGGATAGTAAAATTTTAGATCTGTTGAAAAAGAGAATGATGATTTCCGATGCGATTGGATCACTGAAACGCGATAAAAATGTTGCTGTTTTTCAACAAGAACGATGGAATAGTATTGTGGAAAAAATGATGAAAGAAGGAGAACACCTCGGATTTACGGATGAATTTATTCGCACCATTTACAATGCCATCCACCAAGAGAGTATTTACCGTCAGGATCAGGTAATTAATAGAAAAGAAGACTAA